From the Cloeon dipterum chromosome 4, ieCloDipt1.1, whole genome shotgun sequence genome, the window ATACATCACAGCTCTGTgcgttaaaaattcatgaactGTTTATTCacgtaataaatatataaataataaattacccAATGACAAAGGAGGAGATTGTGGTTCCTAACATTGCGTATGTTAGAATTGCACCAAGATTGCGGAAGAAATATCTCTGAAAGGACAAAAGTATATTTAGTAAGTGCTTATAAATTTACCAGACCAAATCTTACTCTTTTGAGACTGTAGCCCGCGTGGAAAATGATTGGTGGCAGGATGATGTTGAAGAAGATTTCAGGATCGAACGTTGCCTGAAAATAGAATCGTTAGAAATCGTCAAAATTGAGGCAAAAATCAGTCACCTTCAAGTCAATCTCATTCTCTTCAATGTCCTTGATTTCGCCTCTGAAAGTGTAGGAGTAGGTCTTGTTTCCAACATTCTTTGTGGGGAATTTAAGGAGGAGGAAGTCAGGGGGAAGAGACTCGTTGTAAGTAGAGCCCTTCTCGGGCACAACCATCTCGTGCACAAGTTGTCTCCCGACATCGCCACCCGCGTATCGGATGATGGCTCCAATGATGAGGCCTGCGACataatttagattcaaattagAAGGTTGTTCCGGATCAGGGGGGAACCtttcagggttcgccaattttgcaacgcGCAAAAACCACCAGTTTTGGGtatttccgcatttttccgaatttaaacCTGAAAAGGTTATATTTTGCGCCAAATAAGGCagaaatttaggaaaataacGATCAGTGTCAAAATTTTCGGTTTAATGCAgcattttttccggaaaatgcgggtttttgcgcaccctgcaaattttaaaataggaaaaaaataaaaaatatcaattggaaaattataataaccAGAATAGTCTGTCACAAGCAGCTAAGTCTGCAAATTCTACTTATGTAAACAAGCAGTAACGAGATAGTTGTACACGaattgtgtttaataaattggattgattgaaaattataatatatttttctttcattttctttcacaatattaaataattaaaaatagacctgtctttttattattagaaatGAGCAATTTGCTATGACTCATAAACATGTTCCCTCCCTGACAtcagaaaatgaattaataagCAATATTAATCGCTTACTGTTATCGTGTTAGATTTTATAGGATTTTCCTATCTATTTTGATCCCAATAACTATAGTAGGttgattacaaaattttaaaagctacaATGAATTCAAACGCATAATGCATCTTGTTCAAAGAATTGTAAgtaatgatgaaatatttatcagacataataaacaaataatgttttagaGACGCACTAAACAACTGAATTTCTGGtcgaacattttttatttatgtactATAGTTAATATCTGAATTTGTTCCTCTAGCACGCTAAATAATGCAACGATAGATTCAAATAGGTGTCTATTTCCATGTGTTTGTAATCCCAAAACAGAGTTCAATGCTCCAGTtggcaagaattttttaatttaaaacgccTACAACcgaatttttaaggaaaatgtCATGCTAAAACaacactattttatttaaaatatttttccgtcTACTCCCAAGCCTAAAATTACCCATTATTCGGTTCAAGTAAAATATCAGCTCTTTTTATGCGCTAGAAAAAACCGCATGTCAAAACGATAAGAAAATGTCAAGTCGATAAGAACTTACTAATGTGcgtcattatttaaaaaccccaggaaattatgaaacaaaaaactcaaaattttaatcttaactctgcatttttaaattatttaaaccctTTAGGATTAAGCTAAGTTATATTAATCGTGTATTTAAATATCCGCCGGCTGCACTCCCATTTAAGCAGATCAAACATCATGCTAAATAGGGCGTCATCCTATGAAGATTGCATAATGTTACAGGTGCACGCATCACGTGTTGGCGTGTTTTAATGTTATACACATAATAGAGGAATAAACGTGCATGACACTTCGAATTAACacatataaaatcaatttttcatcaatcGATATATTCTTTGCACCATCTATATGCCgagaaaaagaagaataaatttgttatgaCAAAGACGGAAATTCTTTACAGGTTCAAACTGCAGAGCATTTAAACTACATTGACGCAGGCATGCAACATTAATTCAAACACGTACGTACCATAAATAACAGCGAGACCAGTTTCGTGAAGGAAACGCAATCTTCTGTGCTTGAACAGCCAAACTGTGAGGACGGTTAAAATAAGGAGAAACGTGtaaagcaacaaatttaagCTGTCTATTCGATGAGTGTTCGAAGCTAAAACATCACGTTCAATGTCACTAGATTCTCCGCAACAGGAACCAACAAAAACGCAAATTAAAACTAGGATCTTCAGCGAGCAGCTCCTCCTTCGTGCCGCCatgtttaaaatctaaaaataagtaaacaTTTCGCCGGTAAACAGCGCCGCTGGTGGAGAACACCACCAGTGAACTACGCAGCATCAGTAATCAATATTGAGCTCAACCAATCAGGAGCGAGCAAATTTTTGCCGGGAAATCTAGCTTTAACGCCCGGTCTTATAACTCTCCACCTGTAAAGGGAGTAGAGGATCGGattaatttggcaaaattccGGACGAGATGAGTGCAGGTGACTCTCCAATTGTGACAAAAACTCTCAACAACAGCGGCGACTTCAAAACGCCAACCAGGAAAATCGCTTCTGACAAGCTAAACCAGAGTTTAGTGGAACGCACTCCAATCCCAATCCCACCGTCGCCGTTACTGGAGAAACTAGGATTTGGCACAGGTAAAAATTGCTCAATAGCaacttttatcaattaaaatggttCTAAAAGGTTTGGATATcagttttgaatatttaaatcgaGTGTAAGCTGACGAATTTTCAAAGTTGCATAAAACGAGATTTATGAAATACTAAACCACATAAATCGCTTTTTCAGGAGTGACTGTGTTTAAGTTGAACAGAAAGCCACAAGGGTCAGGAGTTGCAGCTTCGCCATGGGCAGTGAAGCGCGTGGCGAGTACATCCAAGACTAATCAGGTTCTGACAGAAAGGCTGGAGCGAGAGGCACAGATCCTTCAAAAACTCGACCACCCGAACATCATCGGCtttagaaaaatgcaaaagcagAAGGACGGACGCCTGTGCCTGGCCATGGAAGAAGGAGGGGTCTGCTTGATGGACTTGATCGAGGACCAAAAGGACGAGTTTGATAAGCCATTTACCGCTGACATCATCATGAAGGTTGCCCTCGACATTGCCAAGGCTTTGAGCTACCTGCACGAGGACCAAAAGCTGGTCCACGGTGACATCAAGAGTCAGAATATTTTGATCAAAGACGACTTCAAGATAGCCAAGCTGTGCGACTTTGGAACCAGTCTGCCAATTGGTCCTGATGGCGTGGTCCAAGGAGATTATCATTGCTCCGAACCGTGGTCTGCACCAGAGGTCGTCGACTTCTACGGCGAAGGGGAAGACGAAGAAAATTCTCCCATCAAAGGACAGACGAAATGCGTCATCACAGAAAAAGCAGACGTTTTCTCTTTTGGCCTGGTTATTTACGAGATGCTTGCCTTATTCATCCCCCATATGGACACTGACGACACTGCTAAAAGCTTTGATGAAGACgcattttatggaaaaataggtatgatattctatttttactcaataCCAATCAATTGATTACCTTTGATTTGCCAGGATCCCGACCAGACCTTCCAGACATTCAATACGACGCGAGTTTCAACGACATCTTAGGCATATTTTACTCATGTACCGAGCACATTCCTGAAAAACGCCCTTCCGCCAAACGCTTGGTGCAAATCCTTAGTGGTgatgcttaaaacaaaattactctCTATTCTTTGATactatataaattattatttgttctataaaaattaaattatttaactaacCAAGCTAATGTGGTATGCTAATTAGTGCTAATATGggctcaaatttattcaactgTGGAGATGTGGCCTTGCatctgaaaattgtttttttcttactCAATTTCATGCTATAATAGAAACAGATTATTTGTTCATTACCTAGGGCGCTTTTCATAGCCGACTagcgaatatatatttttggtgactgttttatgatttttggtACAAGGATTGATTATTATAGCTGTAATAGACAACACGAGGCAAGCTGCGTCTTGCTCGAAAGCTTTCCAGGATCTTCATTCAGtaatattttgtcaaacaGTCGTTACGATTGCACCATTGCATGGTATTACTTAAAATTGTAAGTGtgcgaatatttaaataaccCATATTATACACTACAAGCAACTTTAATATTAAGTAGGCGTTtgtaaggaaataaaaataaagcttaattattttatcttatgTACAATCTTTCATTTGAGCAGCTACatcgtaaaaatattattttttgttcttcatGTCAAATCTGATCTGTTTTCCATTGTCTGTGTGTAAGAATtcataaaatcgatttctgaaAGATGATGTAACTAGGAGTCTCCAAGGTTGAGCAATGTTCTTTCAGAAAACTTTcactaattttgttttgattcgtctaaaaacttttttaaataattaggaCCGActcaaaatccaaaaaacaTTGTTACATAAACAATGTATCTAAAAAACTAATGAGGATACATACCATCAAAAGTGGTGAGCATTACattcttttataaaaagtgtaaaaaattatcttcagTTGGCGGTAACCTTCAAAATGCGGTGCACTTGGATGAGGATGGCACTGGTGAGATCCTTTCGCTTGATGACTTTTCCACCTTGGCAACTTTGGCAGGCGCAGGCTGTGTGTTCTGGTCGCTAAAGCGAGGAGGAACTGGCGATCCATGTGGCCTCTTGCAAACCTCTTTCACCACCtggaaatttttctcctgtgaataaacaagcaatttatttagTGATGTTAACTAACAGGGAAGTGTAAAGCGCACTAGCAAACACACCGCAAAAAAGTCCTCAAATCATGCGACCTAAGGATCGTCAGTGACAGGAAAATTATCGCCAAATGTGCTcgcaattattgaaaaagcataaaaaattagcccCGGAGCAGATTTCAGgttggggtaccctgaaaaag encodes:
- the LOC135944369 gene encoding lymphokine-activated killer T-cell-originated protein kinase — translated: MSAGDSPIVTKTLNNSGDFKTPTRKIASDKLNQSLVERTPIPIPPSPLLEKLGFGTGVTVFKLNRKPQGSGVAASPWAVKRVASTSKTNQVLTERLEREAQILQKLDHPNIIGFRKMQKQKDGRLCLAMEEGGVCLMDLIEDQKDEFDKPFTADIIMKVALDIAKALSYLHEDQKLVHGDIKSQNILIKDDFKIAKLCDFGTSLPIGPDGVVQGDYHCSEPWSAPEVVDFYGEGEDEENSPIKGQTKCVITEKADVFSFGLVIYEMLALFIPHMDTDDTAKSFDEDAFYGKIGSRPDLPDIQYDASFNDILGIFYSCTEHIPEKRPSAKRLVQILSGDA